A single region of the Enterobacter cloacae complex sp. R_G8 genome encodes:
- a CDS encoding DUF1158 domain-containing protein: protein MKHPLESLLTAGGILLLALLSCLLLPAPSLGLVLAQKLVQTFHMVDLNQLYTILFCVWFLLLGAIEFFVLRFVWRRWFSLAS from the coding sequence ATGAAACACCCGTTAGAATCGCTGCTCACGGCGGGCGGCATTTTATTGCTGGCCCTGCTTTCGTGCCTGCTGTTACCGGCACCCTCGCTGGGGCTGGTACTGGCGCAGAAGCTGGTCCAAACCTTCCACATGGTGGATCTGAACCAGCTCTACACTATTCTGTTCTGCGTGTGGTTTTTACTGCTTGGGGCGATCGAATTCTTCGTGCTGCGTTTCGTCTGGCGCCGCTGGTTTTCACTGGCGTCGTAA
- a CDS encoding efflux RND transporter periplasmic adaptor subunit, producing the protein MKFPLLFALLACTLQPAFAAAIPVRVAAVEQTAHAAERQIPGRIEAIHTVELRARTEGVITKIHFRDGQYVKKGDVLFELDDAEPRAALRLAQAEVRSAEATLRQAQQQLSRFESLGSSNAISRHEVDNARMQRDVASAALEQAKARLDTRSVTLNYTRIASPIDGRVGHSQFHVGSLVNPASGVLVEVVQLDPIRIAFALEEGAFATKAGQHADISAMKQAWQALIDSNGQRIPGELTSVDNRIDPRTASVMLRAEFANPRHQLLPGGNVNVTLRPATEQPVLTLPAAAVQQNGDGFFAWVVNADGKAEMRPLTIAGQIGQQFQITSGVKPGERAITDGAQRVQPGAAVQILN; encoded by the coding sequence ATGAAATTCCCACTCCTGTTCGCGCTCCTCGCCTGCACCCTGCAACCCGCATTCGCTGCCGCCATTCCCGTTCGCGTCGCCGCCGTGGAGCAAACTGCCCACGCCGCTGAGCGCCAGATCCCGGGCCGCATCGAAGCGATTCACACCGTTGAGCTGCGCGCCCGCACGGAAGGCGTGATTACCAAAATCCACTTCCGCGACGGGCAGTACGTGAAAAAGGGAGACGTGCTGTTTGAGCTCGACGACGCCGAGCCGCGCGCCGCCCTGCGCCTGGCACAGGCCGAGGTGAGAAGCGCCGAAGCCACGCTGCGTCAGGCGCAGCAGCAGCTCTCGCGCTTTGAAAGCCTGGGTAGCAGTAACGCCATCAGCCGTCACGAGGTGGATAACGCCCGCATGCAGCGGGACGTCGCCAGCGCCGCGCTGGAGCAGGCGAAAGCCCGTCTCGACACCCGCAGCGTCACCCTGAACTATACCCGCATCGCCTCGCCGATTGACGGTCGCGTGGGGCACAGCCAGTTCCACGTCGGCAGTCTGGTCAACCCTGCCAGCGGCGTGCTGGTGGAAGTCGTGCAGCTCGATCCCATCCGCATCGCCTTTGCGCTGGAAGAGGGGGCGTTTGCCACCAAAGCCGGACAGCATGCGGATATCAGCGCCATGAAGCAGGCCTGGCAGGCGTTAATTGACAGCAACGGCCAGCGCATCCCAGGTGAACTGACGTCCGTGGATAACCGCATCGACCCGCGTACCGCCAGCGTGATGCTGCGCGCCGAGTTTGCCAACCCGCGCCATCAGCTCCTGCCCGGCGGCAACGTGAACGTGACCCTGCGCCCGGCAACCGAGCAGCCCGTGCTGACCCTTCCCGCCGCGGCGGTCCAGCAGAACGGCGACGGCTTTTTTGCCTGGGTGGTTAACGCCGACGGCAAAGCCGAAATGCGCCCGCTGACGATCGCCGGACAGATCGGCCAGCAGTTCCAGATTACCTCCGGCGTGAAGCCCGGTGAGCGAGCGATCACTGACGGCGCGCAGCGCGTGCAGCCAGGCGCTGCCGTTCAGATACTGAATTAA
- a CDS encoding helix-turn-helix transcriptional regulator, with protein MSKKIINWDELRAELLSDSEVQASFDAEERKARLRDMLAQWRNQAGLTRAQVAERMGVSAPTVSRMEANITRASLDTLTRYALVCGVKHPQITLY; from the coding sequence ATGAGCAAGAAGATTATTAACTGGGATGAGTTAAGAGCAGAGTTATTAAGTGATTCAGAGGTACAAGCCTCTTTTGATGCGGAAGAGCGTAAAGCGCGTCTGCGTGACATGCTGGCGCAATGGCGAAACCAGGCCGGACTGACGCGTGCGCAGGTGGCAGAGAGGATGGGGGTTAGCGCGCCAACGGTTTCCCGAATGGAAGCAAATATCACACGTGCCAGTCTGGATACCTTAACGCGTTATGCGCTGGTGTGTGGGGTAAAGCATCCGCAGATCACGCTTTATTGA
- a CDS encoding DUF2157 domain-containing protein, translated as MKVTRKQERLLRRALNEWQQEGTLSADEHQRLAGTLTRVTMDWQRLSRYAFWTALACVIIAIGSLFSDSELMVRIIEFFSFSSFARIGLPALVAVLFYLWGFSRQRRETQWHYSTEAMLFLGVLFTAIALWQLGERLDNGSGHIAPLFLAGCAVYGLVGFFGRSGLVWLFFLLSLGNWFGAETGYMSGWGAYWLGMNYPVRFIFFGGALLALCWLLRRRLQARHLYTTSKAMGLTYLFVALWIMSIFGNYDIDNWYGVTQASLLPWALLFAVAAVLCIYIGLKTDDGMLRGFGLTFLAINLYTRYFEYFWDGMNKVVFFLLLAASLAVIGRYAERIWHAGNPAR; from the coding sequence ATGAAGGTAACCCGAAAACAGGAGCGGCTTTTGCGCCGCGCGCTCAACGAGTGGCAGCAGGAAGGCACATTAAGCGCTGACGAGCATCAGCGTCTGGCGGGCACCTTGACACGCGTCACCATGGACTGGCAGCGGCTCAGCCGCTATGCCTTCTGGACGGCGCTGGCCTGCGTGATCATCGCTATCGGCAGCCTGTTCTCCGACAGTGAACTGATGGTGCGCATTATTGAATTCTTCTCTTTCTCCTCCTTCGCCCGCATCGGGCTGCCTGCGCTGGTTGCCGTGCTGTTTTATCTGTGGGGCTTCAGCCGACAGCGGCGGGAAACCCAGTGGCACTACAGCACTGAAGCCATGCTTTTCCTCGGCGTGTTGTTTACGGCTATCGCGCTCTGGCAACTCGGGGAGCGGCTGGATAACGGCAGCGGCCATATCGCACCGCTGTTCCTGGCGGGATGTGCGGTTTACGGGCTGGTGGGCTTCTTTGGTCGCTCCGGCCTGGTGTGGCTGTTTTTCCTGCTCTCACTCGGTAACTGGTTTGGCGCGGAGACGGGCTATATGTCGGGCTGGGGCGCCTACTGGCTGGGAATGAACTACCCGGTACGCTTTATCTTCTTCGGCGGTGCGCTGCTGGCACTGTGCTGGCTGCTGCGCAGAAGGCTGCAGGCGCGCCATCTCTACACGACCAGCAAAGCGATGGGGCTCACGTATCTGTTTGTCGCCCTGTGGATCATGTCGATTTTCGGCAACTACGATATCGATAACTGGTACGGCGTTACGCAGGCTTCGCTGCTGCCGTGGGCGCTGCTGTTCGCCGTGGCGGCGGTGCTCTGCATTTACATCGGCCTTAAAACCGACGACGGCATGCTGCGCGGTTTTGGCCTGACCTTCCTCGCCATTAACCTCTACACCCGCTATTTCGAATACTTCTGGGACGGCATGAACAAAGTGGTGTTCTTCCTGCTCCTCGCGGCGTCGCTGGCGGTGATTGGGCGCTATGCAGAACGAATCTGGCACGCCGGGAACCCGGCCAGGTAA
- a CDS encoding TetR/AcrR family transcriptional regulator: protein MARPKSEDKKQALLDAATAAFAQSGIAASTALIARKAGVAEGTLFRYFATKDDLLNALYLHLKQDLCQTMLANLDRTITLPKEHTRNIWNSYVDWGIRNPVAHAAIRQIGVSEKLSVETEQAVKEMFPELHELCRRSIRQVFMSDEFKTFGDALFLSLAESTMEFATRDPSRAVDFKALGFEVMWRGLAQEESDGQ, encoded by the coding sequence GTGGCACGTCCGAAGAGTGAAGATAAAAAACAGGCCTTACTGGACGCCGCAACCGCGGCATTTGCGCAGTCAGGTATTGCCGCCTCAACGGCCTTAATTGCCCGTAAGGCGGGCGTCGCCGAAGGCACCCTGTTCCGCTACTTTGCTACCAAAGACGATCTGCTGAATGCCCTCTATCTGCATCTGAAGCAGGATCTCTGCCAGACCATGCTGGCGAACCTCGATCGCACCATTACGCTGCCAAAAGAACATACCCGCAATATCTGGAACAGCTATGTGGACTGGGGTATTCGTAACCCTGTTGCGCATGCGGCTATCCGTCAGATCGGCGTGAGTGAAAAGCTGAGCGTCGAAACGGAACAGGCGGTGAAGGAGATGTTTCCGGAACTCCATGAGCTCTGCCGCCGTTCGATACGCCAGGTGTTTATGTCTGATGAATTTAAAACCTTTGGCGATGCGCTTTTCTTATCGCTTGCCGAATCCACAATGGAATTTGCCACCCGCGATCCTTCCCGCGCCGTTGATTTCAAAGCGCTCGGGTTTGAGGTTATGTGGCGCGGGCTTGCCCAGGAAGAGAGCGATGGACAGTAA
- a CDS encoding helix-turn-helix transcriptional regulator, with protein MALMSEPVVSLKDDTRKQLGAFLRARRESLDPQRLGLPRSGRRRTPGLRREEVALLADVGVTWYTWLEQGRDVNPSSTVMAAVAKALQCTPTETRHLFVLAGLPPGEAPQATGCEGISEGTRRLLDTLMPKPASIQKPNFDIVAWNDSFGHLMGVDFNAIPPEDRNCIYLFLTHPAWRARLGKRDDVLPIFVSYFRAAMAEHRGDPLWEAKLARFFAVSEEFKTLWHQRNEVRGVENQLKLFTHPELGEFTLQQMYWYSAPRNGSRLLVYLPVDDAGERAMEWLAEQAK; from the coding sequence ATGGCGCTGATGTCTGAACCTGTTGTCTCACTCAAGGACGACACGCGAAAACAGCTGGGGGCATTTTTACGCGCCCGGCGTGAGAGCCTTGATCCACAGCGTCTTGGATTGCCGCGCAGCGGCCGCCGCCGCACGCCGGGGCTGCGCCGTGAAGAGGTGGCTTTGCTGGCTGACGTGGGCGTGACCTGGTACACGTGGCTGGAGCAGGGCAGAGATGTTAATCCCTCCAGCACCGTGATGGCGGCAGTGGCAAAAGCGCTGCAATGTACCCCGACCGAGACGCGCCATCTTTTTGTGCTGGCCGGATTGCCACCGGGCGAAGCGCCACAGGCGACGGGCTGCGAGGGGATCAGCGAGGGCACGCGTCGCCTGCTTGATACCCTCATGCCGAAACCCGCCAGCATCCAGAAACCCAACTTCGATATCGTGGCGTGGAACGACAGTTTCGGGCACTTAATGGGCGTCGATTTCAATGCGATCCCGCCGGAAGATCGCAACTGTATTTATCTTTTCCTCACCCATCCCGCATGGCGTGCGCGGCTTGGCAAGCGTGACGACGTCCTGCCGATCTTTGTCTCCTATTTCCGCGCGGCGATGGCCGAACACCGGGGCGATCCGCTGTGGGAAGCGAAACTGGCGCGTTTCTTTGCCGTGTCTGAGGAATTTAAAACCCTGTGGCATCAGCGCAACGAGGTACGCGGCGTGGAGAACCAGCTCAAGCTGTTTACCCATCCTGAGCTGGGCGAGTTTACCCTGCAGCAGATGTACTGGTACTCTGCGCCGCGTAATGGATCGCGGCTGCTGGTCTATCTGCCGGTGGATGACGCGGGGGAGAGGGCGATGGAATGGCTGGCGGAGCAGGCAAAATGA
- a CDS encoding cation-transporting P-type ATPase gives MTEKKLSPNVPPSGGLAYQQTVEQVLAHAQSQASGLDRAEAQARLQKQGPNALPEKKGKPAWLRFLAHFNDVLIYVLLAAAVLTAIMGHWVDTLVILGVAVINALIGHIQESNAEKSLKSIRNMLSSEARVIRNGNHETIPTTEIVPGDIIVLRAGDRIPADMRLIEAHNLRVEEAILTGESTVVDKHTNPLSGELPLGDRTNLVFSGTTVSAGGGIGVVIATGQETELGHINQMMDGIEKHRTPLLVQMDMLGKAIFAIILAMMAALFIFSLVFREIPMGELLLSLISLAVASVPEGLPAIISIILSLGVQAMARKRAIIRKLPTVETLGAMTVVCSDKTGTLTMNEMTVKAIITADACYRVDGNSYEPVGNIYLEGSDEPMQIQPDTVLEQYLRTIDLCNDSQLIQDERGLWGITGGPTEGALKVLAAKAHLAPVMTTLINKIPFDSQYKYMSTHYQIGSEEQILITGAPDVIFALCAQQQTRNGAQAFDRAYWESEMERYARQGLRMVAAAFKPANGEQALTHDDLSHGLIFLGIAGMMDPPRPEAIDAINACQQAGIRVKMITGDHPQTAMSIGQMLGITNSEQAVTGYQLEKMDDAELADAAVKYDIFARTSPEHKLRLVKALQDKGEIVGMTGDGVNDAPALRQADVGIAMGIKGTEVTKEAADMVLTDDNFATIASAVKEGRRVYDNLKKTILFIMPTNLAQGLLIVIALLAGNIIPLTPVLILWMNMATSATLSFGLAFEAAERNIMRRPPRQTGQHVMDAYAVWRVAFVGTMIAIAAFALEALLAPRGHSAEFIRTVLLQMLVCAQWVYMINCRNTEGFSLNRGLLANKGIWLVTGVLFLLQVAIIYLPFMQMLFGTEALPLRYWFVTLAVAIGMFFIVEIEKRLTRRFRKAA, from the coding sequence ATGACCGAAAAAAAATTGTCCCCAAATGTGCCGCCTTCCGGCGGGCTGGCATACCAGCAGACCGTAGAGCAGGTGCTTGCGCACGCGCAGAGCCAGGCCAGTGGTCTGGACCGTGCAGAGGCACAGGCGCGTTTGCAAAAACAGGGCCCGAATGCGCTGCCGGAGAAAAAAGGTAAACCCGCTTGGCTGCGTTTTTTAGCCCATTTTAACGATGTCCTGATTTATGTCCTGCTGGCCGCGGCCGTATTAACGGCAATAATGGGCCACTGGGTCGATACGCTGGTTATTTTGGGCGTGGCGGTGATCAATGCGTTAATTGGTCATATTCAGGAAAGCAACGCGGAAAAATCGTTGAAGAGTATTCGTAATATGCTCTCCAGCGAGGCGCGCGTTATTCGCAATGGCAACCATGAAACAATACCCACAACTGAAATAGTTCCGGGCGATATTATTGTTTTACGTGCGGGGGATCGTATTCCCGCAGATATGCGCTTAATCGAAGCTCATAATTTACGCGTGGAAGAGGCGATTCTCACCGGCGAATCCACGGTGGTAGATAAACACACCAACCCGCTGAGCGGTGAACTGCCGCTGGGCGATCGCACTAACCTGGTCTTCTCAGGCACCACCGTGAGTGCGGGTGGGGGGATTGGCGTGGTGATTGCCACCGGGCAGGAGACCGAGCTTGGCCACATCAACCAGATGATGGACGGGATTGAAAAACACCGCACGCCGCTGCTGGTACAGATGGACATGCTGGGCAAGGCTATCTTCGCCATTATTCTGGCGATGATGGCGGCGCTGTTTATCTTCAGCCTGGTGTTCCGCGAGATCCCAATGGGCGAGCTGCTGCTCTCGCTGATTAGCCTGGCGGTGGCGTCCGTACCGGAAGGTCTGCCGGCGATTATCTCCATTATCCTCTCTCTGGGTGTGCAGGCGATGGCGCGCAAGCGGGCGATTATCCGCAAGTTGCCAACGGTTGAAACTCTGGGGGCGATGACCGTGGTCTGCTCGGATAAAACCGGTACCCTGACCATGAACGAAATGACGGTGAAGGCCATCATCACCGCTGACGCCTGCTACCGCGTGGACGGCAACAGCTACGAGCCGGTGGGTAACATCTACCTGGAAGGCAGCGACGAGCCGATGCAGATCCAGCCGGACACCGTGCTGGAGCAGTACCTGCGCACCATCGACCTGTGCAACGACAGCCAGCTGATTCAGGACGAGCGCGGCTTGTGGGGCATCACCGGTGGGCCGACCGAAGGCGCGCTGAAGGTGCTGGCGGCGAAAGCCCACCTCGCGCCGGTGATGACCACGCTGATTAACAAAATCCCGTTCGACTCGCAGTACAAGTACATGAGCACCCACTACCAGATTGGCAGTGAGGAGCAGATCCTGATCACCGGCGCGCCGGATGTGATTTTCGCCCTCTGCGCACAGCAGCAGACCCGCAACGGTGCGCAGGCGTTTGACCGCGCGTACTGGGAAAGCGAGATGGAGCGCTATGCGCGCCAGGGGCTGCGTATGGTGGCCGCGGCGTTCAAACCGGCAAACGGTGAGCAGGCGCTGACGCATGACGATCTCAGCCACGGTCTGATCTTCCTCGGTATCGCCGGGATGATGGATCCACCGCGCCCGGAAGCCATTGACGCCATTAACGCCTGCCAGCAGGCAGGGATCCGCGTGAAGATGATCACTGGCGATCACCCGCAGACGGCGATGAGCATTGGTCAGATGCTGGGGATCACCAACAGCGAGCAGGCGGTGACCGGCTACCAGCTGGAGAAGATGGACGACGCCGAGCTGGCGGACGCGGCGGTGAAGTATGACATCTTCGCCCGTACCAGCCCGGAGCATAAGCTTCGTCTGGTGAAAGCCCTGCAGGATAAAGGTGAAATTGTCGGCATGACCGGTGACGGCGTGAACGATGCCCCGGCGCTGCGTCAGGCGGACGTGGGTATTGCGATGGGCATCAAAGGCACGGAAGTGACCAAAGAGGCGGCGGACATGGTCCTGACGGACGATAACTTCGCCACCATTGCCAGCGCGGTAAAAGAGGGGCGTCGCGTTTACGACAACCTGAAGAAAACCATTCTGTTCATCATGCCAACTAACCTGGCGCAGGGGCTGCTGATTGTGATTGCGCTGCTGGCGGGGAATATCATTCCGCTGACGCCGGTACTGATTCTGTGGATGAACATGGCGACCTCCGCCACGCTCTCCTTCGGCCTGGCGTTTGAAGCCGCCGAGCGCAACATCATGCGCCGTCCGCCGCGTCAGACCGGGCAGCATGTGATGGACGCGTATGCCGTGTGGCGCGTGGCCTTTGTGGGCACCATGATTGCCATCGCCGCTTTTGCGCTGGAAGCCTTGCTGGCCCCGCGCGGTCACAGCGCGGAGTTCATTCGCACCGTGCTGCTGCAGATGCTGGTCTGCGCCCAGTGGGTGTACATGATTAACTGCCGCAACACCGAAGGGTTCTCCCTGAACCGCGGCCTGCTGGCAAACAAAGGGATCTGGCTGGTGACCGGTGTGCTGTTCCTGCTCCAGGTGGCGATTATCTATCTGCCGTTTATGCAGATGCTGTTCGGCACCGAAGCACTGCCGCTGCGCTACTGGTTCGTGACGCTGGCGGTGGCAATCGGGATGTTCTTTATCGTCGAAATCGAGAAGCGACTCACCCGCAGGTTCCGTAAGGCCGCATAA
- a CDS encoding MBL fold metallo-hydrolase, with protein sequence MKKPLFICVVLIMIIASAASFPSVLNAGFGQPPQGAQLTEVEASPQYRDGKFHNTLPTPGYNGDKNMLVAMWEFLTQKTENARPAQPLPLVKTDLASLPLEQETLVWLGHSSWYMQLAGKRILIDPVLGNYAAPFSFLNKAFAGEYPWQASSMPEIDLLIISHDHYDHLDHATITALLPKVKRVVTPLGVGSHLRYWGMKPEIIEERDWNQSVRISEALTVHVLPARHFSGRGIKRNQTLWGSFMFVTPGQKIYYSGDSGYGPHFKAIGEQFGVVDLAIMENGQYDQDWKYIHMLPEETAQASVDLNAKAVVPGHNGRFVLAKHTWNDPLIQLAKASKDKNYRLLTPALGEPVRVSDTTQTFREWWE encoded by the coding sequence ATGAAAAAACCTCTCTTCATCTGCGTGGTGTTAATCATGATTATTGCTTCAGCTGCGAGTTTTCCGTCTGTTCTGAACGCCGGTTTTGGCCAGCCACCGCAGGGTGCGCAGCTTACGGAAGTAGAGGCCTCGCCACAGTATCGCGACGGGAAGTTCCACAATACGTTGCCTACGCCGGGCTATAACGGCGACAAAAATATGCTGGTGGCGATGTGGGAGTTTCTGACCCAGAAGACCGAAAACGCCCGTCCTGCACAGCCGCTGCCGCTGGTGAAAACCGATCTCGCGAGCCTGCCGCTGGAGCAGGAGACGCTGGTGTGGCTCGGTCACTCCTCCTGGTATATGCAGCTGGCGGGTAAACGTATTCTGATCGACCCCGTTCTCGGGAATTACGCGGCGCCGTTTTCATTCCTCAATAAAGCCTTCGCCGGGGAGTATCCCTGGCAGGCGAGCAGCATGCCGGAGATCGACCTGCTGATCATCTCGCACGATCACTACGATCACCTGGATCACGCCACCATCACGGCGCTGCTACCGAAGGTGAAACGCGTGGTTACCCCACTTGGCGTGGGATCGCACCTGCGTTACTGGGGAATGAAGCCGGAGATTATTGAAGAGCGCGACTGGAACCAGTCGGTACGTATCAGCGAGGCGCTGACGGTACATGTCCTGCCGGCGCGTCATTTTTCCGGACGCGGCATAAAGCGCAATCAAACGCTGTGGGGCAGTTTTATGTTCGTTACGCCCGGGCAGAAGATTTACTACAGCGGCGATTCGGGTTACGGGCCGCATTTTAAGGCTATCGGTGAGCAGTTTGGCGTGGTGGACCTGGCCATTATGGAAAACGGTCAGTATGACCAGGACTGGAAGTATATCCACATGCTGCCGGAAGAGACGGCGCAGGCCTCAGTGGATCTGAACGCGAAAGCCGTGGTGCCTGGGCATAACGGACGTTTCGTGCTGGCGAAACACACCTGGAACGATCCGCTGATCCAACTGGCAAAAGCCAGCAAGGACAAAAATTATCGGCTGCTGACACCCGCGCTGGGCGAGCCTGTCCGGGTGAGTGACACCACACAAACATTTCGTGAGTGGTGGGAATAA
- a CDS encoding RamA family antibiotic efflux transcriptional regulator has translation MTISAQVIDTIVEWIDDNLHQPLRIEEIARHAGYSKWHLQRLFMQYKGESLGRYIRERKLLLAARDLRESDARVYDICLRYGFDSQQTFTRIFTRTFNQPPGAYRKENHSRAH, from the coding sequence ATGACCATTTCCGCTCAAGTTATCGACACCATCGTCGAGTGGATCGACGATAACCTGCACCAGCCATTACGTATTGAAGAGATTGCCCGTCACGCGGGTTACTCGAAATGGCATCTGCAGCGGTTGTTTATGCAATACAAAGGGGAGAGTCTGGGGCGCTACATACGTGAACGCAAGCTGCTGCTGGCAGCACGGGACCTGCGCGAATCAGACGCGCGGGTGTATGACATTTGCCTGCGTTACGGGTTTGACTCGCAGCAGACGTTTACCCGCATCTTCACCCGCACGTTCAACCAGCCACCTGGGGCGTATCGCAAAGAGAACCACAGTCGGGCGCATTAA
- a CDS encoding MmcQ/YjbR family DNA-binding protein — MDSKSLQEHAKRVALELPFTEHCWPFGPEYDVFKVGGKIFMLMATVHGRPHVSLKSDPEKSLLNQQIYRGVEPGYHLNKKHWISLYGTDDVTPELVTDLINDSWNLVVDKLPKKDQKWIRPV, encoded by the coding sequence ATGGACAGTAAATCCCTGCAGGAGCACGCCAAACGCGTGGCGCTGGAGCTGCCTTTCACCGAACATTGCTGGCCGTTTGGGCCCGAATACGATGTGTTTAAGGTGGGCGGAAAAATTTTTATGCTGATGGCCACCGTACATGGACGGCCCCACGTCAGCCTGAAATCAGACCCGGAAAAATCGCTGTTAAACCAGCAAATTTATCGCGGGGTTGAACCGGGCTATCATCTGAACAAAAAACACTGGATTTCCCTCTACGGTACCGACGACGTCACGCCAGAGCTGGTGACCGATCTCATCAACGATTCCTGGAATCTGGTGGTGGATAAGCTGCCGAAAAAAGACCAGAAGTGGATCAGGCCGGTTTGA
- a CDS encoding type II toxin-antitoxin system RelE/ParE family toxin, with product MFRLIVHHAVREEILALPAVVQAKLIRQLDKLRTHPTALREPDSKPLPHGLFEIRTVGLLHSRGIYVYQREKTIFLLRVFIKKTQKTPSAEIRLALKRQQEMLDEQEDY from the coding sequence ATGTTCAGACTTATCGTTCATCATGCGGTTCGGGAGGAGATCCTCGCATTGCCTGCGGTGGTACAGGCGAAGTTGATTCGCCAGCTAGATAAATTGCGTACTCATCCAACGGCATTGAGGGAGCCTGATAGCAAGCCGTTGCCACATGGCTTGTTTGAAATAAGAACAGTTGGGCTGCTCCATAGTCGGGGAATTTATGTCTACCAACGGGAGAAGACCATTTTTCTGTTGCGGGTCTTTATTAAGAAGACGCAAAAAACCCCCTCCGCTGAAATCCGTCTGGCACTGAAGAGACAACAGGAGATGTTAGATGAGCAAGAAGATTATTAA
- the nfsB gene encoding oxygen-insensitive NAD(P)H nitroreductase: MDIISVALKRHSTKAFDPAKKLTAEEAEKIKTLLQYSPSSTNSQPWHFIVASTEEGKARVAKSAAGTYVFNERKMLDASHVVVFCAKTAMDDAWLERVVDQEEADGRFNTPEAKAANHKGRTYFADMHRVDLKDDDQWMAKQVYLNVGNFLLGVAALGLDAVPIEGFDAAILDDEFGLKEKGFTSLVVVPVGHHSVEDFNATLPKSRLPLSTIVTEC; this comes from the coding sequence ATGGATATTATTTCTGTCGCCCTGAAACGCCACTCCACCAAGGCGTTCGACCCCGCTAAAAAACTGACCGCTGAAGAAGCGGAAAAAATCAAAACCCTGCTGCAATACAGCCCATCCAGCACCAACTCCCAGCCATGGCACTTTATTGTCGCCAGCACAGAGGAAGGTAAAGCTCGCGTGGCGAAATCTGCCGCAGGCACTTACGTCTTCAACGAGCGCAAAATGCTGGACGCTTCTCACGTGGTGGTGTTCTGCGCAAAAACCGCGATGGACGATGCCTGGCTGGAACGCGTCGTGGATCAGGAAGAGGCCGATGGCCGTTTCAACACGCCTGAAGCCAAAGCGGCCAACCATAAAGGTCGTACCTACTTTGCTGACATGCACCGTGTGGATCTGAAAGATGACGACCAGTGGATGGCGAAACAAGTTTATCTGAACGTGGGTAACTTCCTGCTGGGCGTGGCTGCGCTGGGCCTGGATGCGGTACCGATTGAAGGCTTCGACGCCGCAATCCTCGACGACGAGTTCGGCCTGAAAGAGAAAGGTTTCACCAGCCTGGTGGTGGTGCCGGTTGGGCATCACAGTGTGGAAGATTTCAACGCCACGCTGCCAAAATCTCGCCTGCCGCTGAGCACGATTGTGACTGAGTGCTAA